A single Desulfovibrio piger DNA region contains:
- a CDS encoding hydratase yields the protein MIQLSDKPVIVQGNTLMEQEEAAARGIDCAAARQNTLAWNILAAHNTTAGDDPTLRLRFDALASHDITYVGIIQTARASGLERFPMPYALTNCHNSLCAVGGTINEDDHLFGLTAARKYGGIFVPPHLAVIHQYAREMMAGCGKMILGSDSHTRYGALGTMAVGEGGPELVKQLLGKTYDVARPEVVLVWLENAPRPGVGPQDIAIALIGAVFKNGFVKNRVMEFAGPGVAGLSVEYRCGIDVMTTETTCLSSIWTTDDKVRDYLALHGRADDYTELRHDKPACFDRCIRVDLSTIEPMMALPFHPSNAYPVAEVVRHADELFAAVEEEARKQFGKAGEGLQLRAKIHDGGVWVDQGIIAGCAGGSFENCCMAASILDGRSTGCGEFSLSVYPASEPQAIALVRNGAAAKLMAAGAVIKNAFCGPCFGAGDTPANGALSIRHSTRNFPNREGSKPGNGQISAVALMDARSIAATAANGGRLTPATELDWDTLAVDTTYTFDAGIYQRRVYNGFGKADAAAELKRGPNIADWPSMSPLPENLVLPLASVITDPVTTTDELIPSGETSSLRSNPLKLSEFTLSRKDPAYVGRAKDVQAMEKARLADPADAALLAKLEGLLAPLKAAQPEVYAAVLGSGLKDTGIGSTIFALKPGDGSAREQAASCQKVLGGWANVAAEYATKRYRSNLINWGMLPLLADASLAQKLSVGDCFVLPGIRTAVEKDAAGITGWLVGAAGTVEPVELRLGDLTADERQIILDGCLINFYNHK from the coding sequence ATGATCCAACTGAGCGACAAACCGGTCATTGTGCAGGGCAACACCCTGATGGAACAGGAAGAAGCCGCGGCGCGCGGCATCGATTGCGCCGCTGCCCGTCAAAATACCCTGGCCTGGAACATCCTGGCCGCCCACAACACGACTGCCGGGGACGACCCCACCCTGCGCCTGCGTTTTGACGCCCTGGCCTCGCACGACATCACCTATGTGGGCATCATCCAGACGGCCCGCGCCAGCGGCCTGGAACGCTTCCCCATGCCCTACGCGCTCACCAACTGCCACAACAGCCTGTGCGCCGTGGGCGGCACCATCAATGAGGACGACCACCTCTTCGGCCTGACCGCCGCCCGCAAGTACGGCGGCATCTTCGTGCCGCCCCATCTGGCGGTCATCCACCAGTACGCCCGCGAGATGATGGCCGGTTGCGGCAAGATGATCCTGGGTTCCGACAGCCATACCCGCTACGGCGCCCTGGGCACCATGGCCGTGGGCGAAGGCGGCCCCGAGCTGGTCAAGCAGCTGCTGGGCAAGACCTATGACGTGGCCCGCCCCGAAGTGGTGCTGGTCTGGCTGGAGAACGCCCCCCGTCCCGGCGTGGGCCCGCAGGACATCGCCATCGCCCTCATCGGCGCGGTGTTCAAGAACGGCTTCGTCAAGAACCGGGTCATGGAATTCGCCGGTCCCGGTGTGGCGGGCCTTTCCGTGGAATACCGCTGCGGCATCGACGTCATGACCACCGAGACCACCTGCCTGTCCTCCATCTGGACCACGGACGACAAGGTGCGCGATTACCTGGCCCTGCACGGCCGTGCCGACGATTACACCGAGCTGCGCCACGACAAGCCCGCCTGCTTCGACCGCTGCATCCGCGTGGACCTGTCCACCATCGAGCCCATGATGGCCCTGCCCTTCCATCCCAGCAACGCCTATCCCGTGGCCGAGGTGGTGCGCCATGCCGACGAGCTGTTCGCCGCCGTGGAAGAAGAGGCCCGCAAGCAGTTCGGCAAGGCCGGGGAAGGCCTGCAGCTGCGCGCCAAGATCCATGACGGCGGCGTCTGGGTGGATCAGGGCATCATCGCCGGTTGCGCGGGCGGTTCGTTCGAGAACTGCTGTATGGCCGCTTCCATCCTGGACGGCCGGAGCACCGGCTGCGGCGAGTTCTCGCTCTCCGTCTACCCCGCCAGCGAACCCCAGGCCATCGCTCTGGTGCGCAACGGTGCAGCGGCCAAGCTCATGGCCGCCGGTGCGGTCATCAAGAACGCCTTCTGCGGTCCCTGCTTCGGCGCGGGCGACACGCCGGCCAACGGCGCCCTGTCCATCCGCCACTCCACCCGCAACTTCCCCAACCGCGAAGGCTCCAAGCCAGGCAACGGCCAGATCTCGGCCGTGGCCCTCATGGACGCCCGCTCCATCGCCGCCACCGCCGCCAACGGCGGCCGCCTGACCCCGGCCACGGAACTGGACTGGGACACGCTGGCCGTGGACACCACCTACACCTTCGATGCGGGCATCTACCAGCGCCGCGTCTACAACGGCTTCGGCAAGGCCGATGCCGCCGCGGAACTCAAGCGCGGCCCCAACATCGCCGACTGGCCGTCCATGAGCCCCCTGCCGGAAAACCTGGTGCTGCCGCTGGCTTCGGTCATCACCGACCCCGTGACCACCACCGACGAACTCATCCCCTCGGGCGAGACCTCGTCCCTGCGCTCCAACCCGCTCAAGCTTTCCGAGTTCACCCTGTCGCGCAAGGATCCCGCCTATGTGGGCCGCGCCAAGGACGTGCAGGCCATGGAAAAGGCCCGTCTGGCCGATCCCGCCGATGCCGCCCTGCTGGCGAAGCTGGAAGGCCTGCTGGCGCCCCTCAAGGCCGCGCAGCCCGAGGTCTATGCCGCGGTGCTGGGCTCCGGCCTGAAGGACACGGGCATCGGTTCCACCATCTTCGCCCTCAAGCCCGGTGACGGTTCCGCCCGCGAGCAGGCCGCCTCCTGCCAGAAGGTGCTGGGCGGCTGGGCCAACGTGGCCGCCGAATACGCCACCAAGCGTTACCGCTCCAATCTCATCAACTGGGGCATGCTGCCCCTGCTGGCCGATGCCTCCCTGGCGCAGAAACTCAGCGTGGGGGACTGCTTCGTCCTGCCCGGCATCCGCACCGCCGTGGAGAAGGATGCCGCCGGCATCACCGGCTGGCTGGTGGGCGCTGCCGGGACCGTGGAGCCCGTGGAACTGCGCCTGGGCGATCTGACCGCCGACGAACGCCAGATTATTCTGGACGGCTGCCTCATCAACTTCTACAACCACAAGTAA
- the glmS gene encoding glutamine--fructose-6-phosphate transaminase (isomerizing) codes for MCGIIGYAGHRPAVPVVIEGLRRLEYRGYDSAGVAWVQRGELCITRAQGKLSALEEKLAKEPVSLATCAMGHTRWATHGVPAERNAHPHASNDGRLAIVHNGIIENYQELKEELLQKGYVFHSETDTEVLVNLIADCHTQEPDLLKAFAAALRRARGAYAVCLMSREYPGEIWAARMSAPLIFGIGTGEHFVASDIPAFLPYTRTVVFLEDGEIVHATNTEYEILRLADLSPVEHEPQTIQWDMQAAQKGGYRHFMLKEIFEQPQVIVDGLSGRLNAARDTVLLPELDALPVPRRLHIVACGTSYHSGLWARHLIEPWAKVPVQLEIASEFRYRESLPLDKDDMVLVISQSGETADTLAALRIAREHGVPVLGLCNVVGSSIARESSAVIYTQAGPEISVASTKAMCSQMLMLALVALYWGGRQGIMDAAARARQIALLESLPSQLDAALPAMHEKARQLARAYAQARNFFYLGRGHCYPLALEGALKLKELSYIHAEGYAAGEMKHGPIALIDPAFPTFALALDDALFPKVKSNIVEVQARQGKVIALTNAGMDLAVDDVWEIPALPAPLAGFMALPALQLFSYEMADYLGKDVDQPRNLAKSVTVE; via the coding sequence ATGTGTGGCATTATCGGATATGCCGGGCACCGTCCGGCGGTGCCTGTGGTCATCGAGGGCCTGCGGCGCCTTGAATACCGCGGTTATGATTCCGCGGGCGTTGCCTGGGTGCAGCGCGGCGAGCTGTGCATCACCCGTGCCCAGGGCAAGCTCTCCGCCCTTGAGGAAAAGCTGGCCAAGGAGCCCGTTTCCCTGGCCACCTGCGCCATGGGCCATACCCGCTGGGCCACGCACGGCGTGCCCGCCGAGCGCAACGCCCATCCCCATGCTTCCAATGACGGCCGTCTGGCCATCGTGCATAACGGCATCATCGAGAATTATCAGGAACTGAAGGAAGAGCTGCTGCAAAAGGGCTATGTCTTCCATTCCGAGACCGACACGGAAGTGCTGGTCAACCTCATCGCCGACTGCCACACGCAGGAACCCGACCTGCTCAAGGCCTTTGCCGCGGCCCTGCGCCGGGCCCGCGGCGCCTATGCCGTCTGCCTCATGAGCCGGGAATACCCCGGTGAGATCTGGGCCGCGCGCATGTCCGCCCCGCTCATCTTCGGCATCGGCACGGGCGAGCACTTCGTGGCGTCGGACATCCCGGCCTTTTTGCCCTACACGCGCACGGTGGTCTTTCTGGAAGACGGCGAGATCGTGCACGCCACCAATACCGAATACGAGATCCTGCGCCTGGCCGACCTCTCCCCGGTGGAGCACGAGCCCCAGACCATCCAGTGGGACATGCAGGCGGCCCAGAAGGGCGGCTACCGCCACTTCATGCTCAAGGAGATCTTCGAGCAGCCCCAGGTCATCGTGGACGGCCTGAGCGGCCGCCTCAATGCCGCCCGTGACACGGTGCTCCTGCCCGAGCTGGATGCCCTGCCCGTGCCGCGCCGCTTGCATATCGTGGCCTGCGGCACGTCCTACCATTCCGGCCTCTGGGCGCGGCACCTCATCGAGCCCTGGGCCAAGGTGCCGGTGCAGCTGGAGATCGCTTCCGAGTTCCGCTACCGCGAGAGCCTGCCCCTGGACAAGGACGACATGGTGCTGGTCATCAGCCAGAGCGGCGAGACCGCCGATACCCTGGCCGCCCTGCGCATCGCCCGCGAACACGGCGTGCCGGTGCTGGGCCTGTGCAACGTGGTGGGTTCGTCCATCGCCCGCGAGTCCTCGGCCGTCATCTACACCCAGGCCGGGCCCGAGATCAGCGTGGCCTCCACCAAGGCCATGTGCAGCCAGATGCTCATGCTGGCGCTGGTGGCCCTGTACTGGGGCGGCCGTCAGGGCATCATGGACGCGGCGGCCCGCGCCCGCCAGATCGCCCTGCTGGAGTCCCTGCCCTCCCAGCTGGATGCCGCCCTGCCCGCCATGCATGAAAAGGCCCGCCAGCTGGCCCGTGCCTATGCCCAGGCCCGCAATTTCTTCTATCTGGGCCGCGGCCACTGCTACCCGCTGGCACTGGAAGGGGCGCTCAAGCTCAAGGAGCTTTCCTACATCCACGCCGAAGGCTATGCCGCCGGCGAGATGAAGCACGGCCCCATCGCCCTCATCGATCCGGCCTTCCCCACCTTTGCCCTGGCTCTGGACGATGCCCTCTTCCCCAAGGTGAAATCCAACATCGTGGAAGTGCAGGCCCGTCAGGGCAAGGTCATCGCCCTGACCAATGCGGGCATGGACCTGGCCGTGGACGATGTCTGGGAGATCCCCGCCCTGCCCGCTCCCCTGGCCGGTTTCATGGCCCTTCCCGCCCTGCAGCTGTTCAGCTACGAGATGGCCGATTATCTGGGCAAGGACGTGGACCAGCCCCGCAACCTGGCCAAGAGCGTGACCGTGGAATAG
- a CDS encoding SurA N-terminal domain-containing protein, with protein MLDYIRSNAQSFGVKVAFAIIILVFMFWGVGSLTDGGSSNVVAKVNGEPITAQQFEQAYQRAAEYAMRNDPSLTREALVQQKLGRQVLNELISAQLIRQEAARVGMTVSPEEMHYVVSRLPAFQDAQGKFDPGAYKRAIEAQRMSVAEYEQGLADSILRDKVMRTVAGSAWAAGDEARKYYDFLTQQRTVEYLYLPAADFAASVKPTGEEISAWYEAHKAELASQPRVEVEYVAVAPEALVRPESVDAGAARKWYEANQQRFRQPEQVKVAHILVPLAENASEAAVKQAMEKAARIRSEAEKGDFAAVADANNGPNAAGPGGELGWIQRGQTVKPFEDAAWALQPGQISEPVRSQFGLHIIKMEERKDASVQPFADVEAEVRATLAKQEGVEKVNDVLDSLIGDNINNRPLQESAARAGSYKDADGREQPLLKAERTGLVGQAELQKALGVSDEMAASLMKAPANSPVDTALEAGDRYLVVRVLASEPSTTPSLEQARDRVMKALVAEKSLQAAMEKATAIRKAMTGGTLPAEDAARVRSADLTRDGALAGFVPNPAMNQVIFRAAPQTWIDQAFSVYEQDDSSKGGALLCRVTAVEQPKADGWAGMANLLTELVQRKRVEGMYQTFMRMLEQKAKIEVYNSRVLESAGI; from the coding sequence ATGCTTGATTATATCCGTTCCAATGCCCAGTCCTTTGGCGTCAAGGTCGCCTTCGCCATCATCATCCTCGTGTTCATGTTCTGGGGCGTCGGCAGCCTGACCGACGGCGGTTCCAGCAATGTGGTGGCCAAGGTCAACGGTGAGCCCATCACGGCCCAGCAGTTCGAGCAGGCCTACCAGCGGGCCGCCGAATACGCCATGCGCAACGATCCCTCCCTGACCCGTGAGGCCCTGGTGCAGCAGAAGCTGGGCCGCCAGGTGCTCAACGAGCTCATCAGCGCCCAGCTGATCCGCCAGGAAGCCGCCCGCGTGGGGATGACCGTGAGCCCTGAGGAGATGCATTATGTGGTCTCCAGGCTGCCCGCGTTCCAGGACGCCCAGGGCAAGTTCGATCCCGGGGCCTACAAGCGTGCCATCGAAGCCCAGCGCATGAGCGTGGCCGAATACGAACAGGGCCTGGCGGACAGCATCCTGCGCGACAAGGTGATGCGCACCGTGGCCGGCAGCGCCTGGGCCGCCGGTGATGAAGCCCGCAAGTACTATGATTTCCTCACCCAGCAGCGCACGGTGGAATACCTCTATCTGCCCGCGGCCGATTTTGCCGCTTCGGTGAAGCCCACCGGGGAAGAGATCAGCGCCTGGTACGAGGCCCACAAGGCCGAGCTGGCCAGCCAGCCCCGCGTGGAAGTGGAATACGTGGCCGTGGCGCCCGAGGCCCTGGTGCGTCCCGAGAGCGTGGATGCCGGGGCCGCCCGCAAGTGGTACGAAGCCAACCAGCAGCGCTTCCGCCAGCCCGAACAGGTCAAGGTGGCCCACATCCTGGTGCCCCTGGCGGAGAACGCCTCCGAGGCGGCCGTGAAGCAGGCCATGGAAAAGGCCGCCCGCATCCGCAGCGAGGCGGAAAAGGGCGACTTCGCCGCCGTGGCCGATGCCAACAACGGCCCCAATGCCGCCGGTCCCGGCGGCGAGCTGGGCTGGATCCAGCGCGGCCAGACCGTGAAGCCTTTCGAGGATGCCGCCTGGGCCCTGCAGCCCGGCCAGATCTCCGAACCCGTGCGCAGCCAGTTCGGCCTGCACATCATCAAGATGGAAGAGCGCAAGGATGCCAGCGTGCAGCCCTTTGCCGACGTGGAAGCCGAAGTGCGCGCCACCCTGGCCAAGCAGGAAGGCGTGGAAAAGGTCAACGACGTGCTGGACAGCCTGATCGGTGACAACATCAACAACCGTCCCCTGCAGGAAAGCGCGGCCCGCGCCGGCAGCTACAAGGATGCCGACGGCAGGGAACAGCCCCTGCTCAAGGCCGAGCGTACCGGTCTGGTGGGCCAGGCCGAACTGCAGAAGGCCCTGGGCGTCAGCGACGAGATGGCGGCCAGCCTGATGAAGGCCCCGGCCAACTCTCCTGTGGACACGGCCCTGGAAGCCGGTGACCGTTATCTGGTGGTGCGGGTGCTCGCCTCCGAGCCGTCCACCACGCCCAGCCTGGAGCAGGCCCGCGACCGCGTCATGAAGGCCCTGGTGGCGGAAAAGTCCCTGCAGGCCGCCATGGAAAAGGCCACCGCCATCCGCAAGGCCATGACCGGCGGCACGCTGCCCGCTGAAGACGCCGCCCGCGTGCGGAGCGCCGACCTGACCCGCGACGGCGCCCTGGCCGGCTTCGTGCCCAACCCGGCCATGAACCAGGTCATCTTCCGCGCCGCGCCGCAGACCTGGATAGACCAGGCCTTCAGCGTGTACGAGCAGGACGACAGCAGCAAGGGTGGTGCCCTGCTCTGCCGCGTGACCGCCGTGGAACAGCCCAAGGCCGACGGCTGGGCCGGCATGGCAAACCTGCTCACCGAGCTGGTGCAGCGCAAGCGTGTGGAAGGCATGTACCAGACCTTCATGCGCATGCTGGAACAGAAGGCCAAGATCGAAGTCTACAACAGCCGCGTGCTGGAAAGCGCCGGTATCTAG
- the larB gene encoding nickel pincer cofactor biosynthesis protein LarB — MDHTAIECLLQAVARGDIPPEQALRHLGDATAADSLQGLHLDHERALRTGLGEVVFAQGKTDGALVGAVRGLSQHGAPVLVSRASEAQGALLQHEFPTGRYWASCRLFCLGGEGRDVPELGPPWPGRGEIMVVTAGAADIPVGAEAYGALRFWGHDCGFLTDVGVAGLHRLAPHIRDLRAARLIIAVAGMEGALPGVLAGLVPCPVLAVPTSVGYGVGAGGMAALHSMLCSCVPGLAVLNIDNGFGAAAFAAKLLRHA; from the coding sequence ATGGATCATACCGCTATCGAATGCCTGCTGCAGGCCGTGGCCCGGGGGGACATCCCGCCGGAACAGGCCCTGCGGCATCTGGGAGACGCCACTGCGGCCGACAGCCTGCAGGGCCTGCATCTGGATCATGAACGCGCCCTGCGCACCGGCCTGGGCGAGGTCGTCTTCGCCCAGGGCAAGACCGACGGGGCCCTGGTGGGGGCCGTGCGCGGCCTCAGCCAGCACGGCGCCCCCGTGCTGGTCAGCCGCGCCTCGGAGGCGCAGGGGGCCCTGCTGCAACACGAATTCCCCACGGGCCGCTACTGGGCGTCATGCCGTCTCTTCTGCCTGGGGGGCGAGGGGCGGGACGTGCCGGAACTGGGCCCGCCGTGGCCCGGCAGGGGCGAGATCATGGTGGTCACGGCCGGGGCGGCCGACATCCCCGTGGGCGCCGAAGCCTACGGAGCGCTGCGCTTCTGGGGCCACGACTGCGGCTTCCTCACCGATGTGGGCGTGGCCGGTCTGCACCGCCTTGCCCCGCACATCCGGGATCTGCGCGCCGCCCGCCTCATCATCGCCGTGGCCGGCATGGAAGGCGCCCTGCCCGGCGTGCTGGCCGGTCTGGTGCCCTGCCCGGTGCTGGCCGTCCCCACCTCGGTGGGCTACGGCGTGGGCGCGGGCGGCATGGCCGCCCTCCACAGCATGCTCTGCTCCTGCGTGCCCGGCCTGGCCGTCCTCAATATAGATAACGGCTTCGGCGCCGCGGCCTTTGCCGCCAAATTGCTGCGCCACGCCTGA
- a CDS encoding type III secretion system chaperone, with protein MTPHEMLDALSRRTGAALSFNGDGLCRLRFDGRFIVDLEVADEEDAIWLYARLGPLPAGEPGRALMERMMRAHCLGRESGNTLFGLDGEELMAFARVAAAGAGEDTLFTALEDFLDVLAHWADELQQGRWPAP; from the coding sequence ATGACACCGCACGAGATGCTGGACGCGCTTTCACGCCGGACCGGGGCAGCCCTGTCCTTCAACGGGGACGGCCTGTGCCGCCTGCGCTTTGACGGCCGCTTCATCGTGGACCTTGAAGTCGCGGACGAAGAGGACGCCATCTGGCTTTATGCCCGTCTGGGGCCGCTCCCGGCCGGGGAGCCGGGCAGGGCGCTGATGGAGCGGATGATGCGGGCCCACTGTCTGGGCCGGGAGAGCGGCAACACGCTCTTCGGTCTGGACGGCGAAGAGCTCATGGCCTTTGCCCGCGTGGCGGCGGCCGGGGCCGGTGAGGACACGCTCTTCACCGCGCTGGAAGATTTTCTGGATGTCCTGGCCCACTGGGCCGACGAGCTCCAGCAGGGCCGCTGGCCGGCGCCCTGA
- a CDS encoding M23 family metallopeptidase, with protein sequence MKKTGLAVFFVLVILLGLLAGQLGIAHLPGSTKDADTAPGPAVTEQAAEAPARDGEAELPEAGTEGAGQENAPAAPDGEAAADQEVQPAVPLPEGAEIINGEAVVHGTVEKGDTVSKIIEGNTASGSHPYVSAARQVFSMRAFRTGQPYTIVVDPASGQLKRFEYEIDARRRLVVEGVEEPVARVEAIEYVTTLAQVEASIDDNLFQAVADIGESPQLALALGNLFGSEINFIRDLQPGDSFKVLVEKRYRDGEYKGYGRVLAAHFTNKGTTYEAYLFHDGTNRPQHYNARGENLRKTLLQAPLAFTRVTSRFSHNRKHPILGYSRPHLGVDYGAPTGTPVKAVGDGVVTRRSWAGGYGNQVIIKHSAGLESMYSHLSGYARGLRNGQRVRQGQVIGFVGSTGLSSGPHLDFRLRQNGKFVNPAKAINPRGEGVRKASLGRFRKTVEKERALLLGHTSLLEYDVDSIVPPDDVAPSAR encoded by the coding sequence ATGAAAAAAACAGGACTCGCAGTCTTTTTCGTCCTCGTGATCCTCCTCGGCCTGCTGGCAGGGCAGCTGGGCATCGCCCACCTGCCCGGGAGCACGAAGGATGCAGATACGGCGCCCGGCCCGGCCGTGACGGAACAGGCCGCGGAGGCCCCGGCCCGGGATGGGGAGGCGGAGCTCCCCGAGGCGGGGACGGAGGGCGCCGGGCAGGAAAATGCTCCCGCCGCTCCCGATGGAGAGGCCGCGGCGGACCAGGAGGTCCAGCCCGCGGTGCCCCTGCCCGAAGGGGCAGAGATCATCAACGGCGAGGCCGTGGTCCACGGTACGGTGGAAAAGGGCGACACCGTCAGCAAGATCATCGAAGGCAACACCGCCTCCGGCTCCCATCCCTATGTGAGCGCCGCCCGGCAGGTCTTTTCCATGCGGGCCTTCCGCACCGGCCAGCCCTACACCATCGTGGTGGACCCCGCTTCCGGCCAGCTCAAGCGCTTCGAGTACGAGATCGACGCCCGCCGCCGTCTGGTGGTGGAAGGGGTGGAAGAGCCCGTGGCCCGCGTGGAGGCCATCGAATATGTGACCACCCTCGCCCAGGTGGAAGCCTCCATCGACGACAACCTGTTCCAGGCCGTGGCCGACATCGGCGAAAGCCCGCAACTGGCCCTGGCCCTGGGCAACCTGTTCGGCTCGGAGATCAACTTCATCCGCGACCTCCAGCCCGGCGACAGCTTCAAGGTGCTGGTGGAAAAGCGCTACCGCGACGGCGAGTACAAGGGCTACGGCCGTGTGCTGGCCGCCCACTTCACCAACAAGGGCACCACCTATGAGGCCTATCTGTTCCACGACGGCACGAACCGGCCGCAGCATTACAACGCCAGGGGCGAGAACCTGCGCAAGACCCTGCTCCAGGCGCCGCTGGCCTTCACCCGCGTGACGTCCCGTTTTTCGCACAACCGCAAGCATCCCATCCTGGGCTACAGCCGTCCGCATCTGGGCGTGGACTACGGCGCGCCCACCGGCACGCCGGTCAAGGCCGTGGGCGACGGCGTGGTCACCCGGCGCAGCTGGGCCGGCGGCTACGGCAACCAGGTCATCATCAAGCATTCGGCCGGGCTGGAGTCCATGTATTCCCATCTGTCCGGCTATGCCCGCGGCCTGCGCAACGGCCAGCGCGTGCGCCAGGGCCAGGTCATCGGCTTCGTGGGCAGCACGGGCCTTTCCTCCGGGCCGCATCTGGATTTCCGCCTGCGGCAGAACGGCAAGTTCGTCAATCCGGCCAAGGCCATCAACCCGCGCGGCGAAGGCGTGCGCAAGGCCTCCCTGGGCAGGTTCCGCAAGACCGTGGAAAAGGAACGCGCCCTGCTGCTGGGCCATACGTCCCTGCTGGAATATGATGTGGACAGCATCGTGCCCCCGGACGATGTGGCGCCTTCCGCCAGGTAG
- a CDS encoding MFS transporter, whose protein sequence is MSLHLSYKKWLFFVLSSAYLVVFIQNVAITVVTPDVMQDLGLSSGDMGLLGSAYLYAYALTQVFSGILSTRFGPRRLLSCQFLVAALGGFLFATAHSLPQAVAGRLLNGLGMAGVMSSSFTLFSRWFAPETFSRLCTLFFIAGGMGGLLATTPLSLANHWVGWRLVFLALSVLTCSLTVIIHAVVRDWPPHLAATGNGIRLADVLRDVAAMAKQPDFWKMIVWYLSLPSQYFVFHGLWGAVYLGGTFGLSPSLIGNILAMGAVGFIAGTPLLTWISEKRLKSRRKTLVLASLLACVSAAALSLGSDSLGVPLLFAVSLGLGIAANGPCPVGYATGRERFGDRMVGSLSGILASSVFVGGALLQLLSGALLSCAQQAGLPHPWTWAFAPLALLAAVSALAAWLLPETFVDKK, encoded by the coding sequence GTGTCTTTGCATCTCTCCTACAAAAAATGGCTGTTCTTCGTCCTTTCCTCAGCCTATCTGGTCGTTTTCATCCAGAATGTGGCCATCACCGTCGTCACTCCCGATGTCATGCAGGACCTCGGGCTCTCCTCCGGCGACATGGGCCTGCTGGGTTCCGCCTACCTGTACGCCTATGCCCTCACCCAGGTCTTTTCCGGCATCCTCTCCACCCGTTTCGGCCCGCGGCGCCTGCTGAGCTGCCAGTTCCTGGTGGCGGCCCTGGGCGGCTTCCTGTTCGCCACGGCCCACAGTCTGCCCCAGGCCGTGGCCGGGCGCCTGCTCAACGGTCTGGGCATGGCGGGGGTCATGTCCTCGTCCTTCACCCTGTTCAGCCGCTGGTTCGCGCCCGAGACCTTCTCCCGTCTCTGCACCCTGTTCTTCATCGCGGGCGGCATGGGCGGCCTGCTGGCCACCACGCCGCTTTCCCTGGCCAACCACTGGGTGGGCTGGCGGCTGGTCTTCCTGGCACTTTCCGTGCTGACCTGTTCCCTGACCGTCATCATCCATGCCGTGGTGCGGGACTGGCCGCCCCATCTGGCCGCCACCGGCAACGGCATCCGCCTGGCCGACGTGCTGCGGGACGTGGCCGCCATGGCGAAGCAGCCCGACTTCTGGAAGATGATCGTCTGGTATCTGTCCCTGCCGTCGCAGTACTTCGTGTTCCACGGCCTCTGGGGCGCGGTCTACCTGGGCGGGACCTTCGGCCTTTCGCCCAGCCTCATCGGCAACATCCTGGCCATGGGCGCCGTGGGCTTCATCGCCGGGACGCCGCTTTTGACCTGGATCAGCGAGAAGCGCCTCAAGTCGCGCCGCAAGACCCTGGTCCTGGCCAGTCTGCTGGCCTGCGTCTCCGCCGCGGCCCTGAGCCTGGGCAGCGACAGCCTGGGCGTGCCCCTGCTGTTCGCCGTCTCCCTGGGCCTGGGCATCGCGGCCAACGGTCCCTGCCCCGTGGGCTACGCCACCGGCCGGGAGCGCTTCGGCGACCGCATGGTGGGCAGCCTGAGTGGCATCCTGGCTTCATCGGTCTTCGTGGGCGGGGCCCTGCTCCAGCTGCTCTCCGGGGCGCTGCTCTCCTGCGCCCAGCAGGCGGGCCTGCCCCATCCCTGGACATGGGCCTTTGCCCCGCTGGCGCTCCTGGCCGCCGTCAGCGCGCTGGCCGCCTGGCTCCTGCCCGAGACATTCGTTGATAAAAAGTAA